CCCGCGCTGCCGAGGTCGTCACCGAGCATCCAGAACGCCGGCCACACGCCCTGGCCCCGCGGGATCTTGATGCGGGACTCGAAGTGGCCGTACTTCTGCGTGAAGGCGCGCGCCGTGTTCAGCCGTGCCGAGGTGTACTGGCAGGTGCCGTACCAGCACTGCAGGCCGGGGTCCGTGTTCTTGCGGGCGGTGATGACCAGGTGGCCGTTGCCGTCGAGGGCGGCGTTGTCCGTGCTGTTCGTGTAGTACTGCAACTCGTGGTTGCCGTTGCCGCCGCCGCCCGTCTCCAGGGTCCACTTCGACGAACTGGGCGCGCTGCCCGCGGCTCCGTCGAAGTCGTCGGACCACGTCATGGTGGTGGCGGCGTTCGCGCGGTTGGTCGCCGAGTCGGAGGTGTTGATGAGGATGGCGCAGCCGAGGGCGGCGGACAGCAGGACCGCCAGCCCTCCTAACGACCATCTGCGTGCGCGATGAGCGGCCATGGAGTGGATTCACCTTGTCGTCGTCGTGGGGGATGTGCGCGGCCGGCGCCGGGCGCTGCGCGGAGTGCGCGGGCAGACACGTTCTGAGAGCGCTCTCTGACTGCGGCGGACGGCCGTCGGCGAAGCCAGACGATACGCAGGACCGCGACCTCTGCCAAGCGGAACGCGACATCCCCGAATACCGTCCGACCTGTACTTACCTCGGGTAACAGAGTGAGCCCGAAAGAGGTTTAAGACTTGTTTAAAGCTCACTTAAGGCGCCGGGCCGCACAAGGCGCGGACATGCGAACACGCCGAGGGCCGGAACCCATCTCTGGATTCCGGCCCTCGGCCTTCAGTAGCGGGGACAGGATTTGAACCTGCGACCTCTGGGTTATGAGCCCAGCGAGCTACCGAGCTGCTCCACCCCGCGTCGGTGAACACGACATTACGTGAGAGGGGTCGGCGGAGGCAAATCAGATACCGGTGACGTGGCAGGGCTCACGTGTTCAGGCCGACAGCTCCTCCCGCAGCGCGTCCCGGAGCCGCCCCGCCCGCTCCGCGACCTCGGCAGGACCCAGCTCGACCGCGCGGTCGGCCCAGCGCTGTCCCTCCGCCAGCTCTCCCCGACGCGCGTAGACGAGGGCCAGCCGCAGCGCCGCCCGTCCGTGCCCGGCGTTCGCGGCCCGCGTCCACCACACCGCCGCCTCCGGCTCGCTGCCCTCCCGTGCCAGCAGCAGCCCGAGGTTGAAGGCGCCGTTGCGCGACCCGGCCTCCGCCGCCGCCCGGTACCACCGCGCCGCCTCCACCACGTCCCCCCGCGCCGCCGCGAGCATCCCGACCCGCACCTGGGCCCGCCGGTGCCCCTGGGTCGCCGCCCGCTCGTACCACTCCTCGCACTCGGTCTTCTCGTGCACGATCTCGCCCAGTTCGTGCGCCGGCTCCGGCGGACGCCGCGCGTCCAGCAGCGCCGCCAGCCGGTACGCCGCCTCCGCGCTGCCTCCGCCCGCCGCGCACCGCAGATGCCGCTCGGCCTCCTGCTCCTCGCCCTCGCGCAGCCGGGCGATCCCGACCTGGAGCGCGGCCTCGGTGTGCCCGGCGGCCGCGGCCCGTTCGTACCAGCGCAGCGCCGTGGCCTCCTCGCCGCGCCCGGCGTAGAGGATCCCCAGGTTGAACGCCGCGTCGACGCTCCCCGCCTCGGCCGCCTTGGAGAACCAGGGCTCGGCGCCGGTGGCGTCGCCGCCCTGGAGGAGCAGGATGGCGAGCGCGTTCGCGGCCTCCCGGTGACCGGCGTAGGCGGCCCGCCGGTACCACTGCTCGGCCTGCGCGGTGCGCCCCTGCTCGGCGCAGAGCAGGCCGAGGTTGTACGCGCCGTTGTCGTCACCCGCGTCCAGCGCGGCCCGGTACCAGCGCTCGGCGGTCTGGGTCTCGCCGCGCTCGGCGTGCAGCGCGCCGAGCGCGTTGGCCGCGTTGCCGTCGCCCTCCTGGGCGGCGCGCAGCCACCACACGGCCGCGCTCTCGGTGTCCCCGGCGTCGCGCAGCAGGAAGCCCAGCGCGCAGGCGGCCCGGGGCTCGCCGTCCTTGGCGGAGGTCAGGTACCAGCGCCCGGCCTCCTTCAGCTCCCCGCGCTTCTCCAGGATCGCGCCGAGGTGCAGCGCGGCCCGCCGGTGGCCGCGTGCGGCGGCCTGCCGGTACCACTGCTCGGCCTCGGCGACAGCGTTGTCGGCCGCGGAGCCTTCCTCGCGTCCGGCCCGCCGGTCGAGTGCGCGGGCCAGCCGGTAGGCGGCCTCGCGGTGCCCGCGCTCGGCCGCGGCCCGCATCCAGTGCTCGGCGCCGACGTCCCCGCGGTGCTCCAGCAGGTCGGCGAGCGCGTACGCACCGAGGACATGGCCCTGCTCGGCGGACTGGCGCAGCCAGTACTCGGCGGCGGGTTCGTCCCCGCGCTCACGGTGGTAGCGGCCGAGTGCGTGCGCGGCGGCCGCGGAACCGGCGACGGCGGCGACGCGCCACCAGCCGGCGGCCTCCTCGGGGTAGCCGCGCTGGTGCAGCAGGACGCCCAGGTTGTTGGCGGCCGCCCGGTCACCGGCCGCGGTGGCGGCGCGCAGATGGGGTTCGGCTCCGTCGAGGTCGCCGCGGCGCAGCAGCAGGGCTCCGAGGACGCTCGCCGCCTCGGTGTCGCCGCTCTGCGCGGCCAGCCCGAGGCGCACCTCCTCCGCGGCGTCCCCCATCTCGCTCAGCTCCTCGCGGGTGGGCTCCTCGCCGGAAGGCTGCACAAATCGCCCTGACTCGAACAGAGTTGCCTTGTCCCCCATAACGTCCATCGTCGCACCACCTGCAACCTTGGTACACCCGGTATACCGCAGCCCGTGAGGTCACTTCAGCGTTTTGTCGACATGCCCACAGGACGACAAGTCAAACACAGACCGCTCAACTCCCCACGGCGGCGCGGCCGTCCCTCCCCCCAGCACATGAGTTCGCACACCACGAAGGCCCGGATCCCATGGATCCGGGCCTTCGACTGCAGTAGCGGGGACAGGATTTGAACCTGCGACCTCTGGGTTATGAGCCCAGCGAGCTACCGAGCTGCTCCACCCCGCGCCGTTGCCTGTCAACCGTATCACGGCGCGGGGGGCTCTTGATCAACTCCTGTTCCCGGTCCCGTTCCTGCCGGCCTTGGCCTCCGCGTCCGCGGCCCGCTTCAGCGCGGCCTTCAGGTCTTTCTGGGCCTTGTCGTACGCGGTCCAGTCCGGGCCGTTCGGAGCCTTCAGGGCCTGCTGGCCCGCGTCGAAGGCCTTCTGGGCGTCGGCCAGGGCCTGCCGGACGGACGGGCTGGGGGACGACGGCGGGTTGGCGGTGCCGGTGTCCGGTGGCGAGGTGGTCGAACCCGCCACGCCGAACACCTTGTTGAGCGCCTGGTCGAGGGTGTCCTCGAACGCCGTCTTGCCGTTGTAGGTGACCAGCACCTTGCCCAGCAGGGGGTACTTCAGCTTGTTGCCGCCGAGGACGTAGACCGGTTCCGCGTACAGCAGTCCGCCGTCGAGCGGCACGGTCAGCAGATTGCCGTACTCGACCTTGGAATGCCCGCGGGTGAGCAGGCTGATCGTCTCGGCGATGTCCGGGCGGGAGTTGAACTGGCTCTGCACCTGCCGGGGGCCGTCGGCCGTCGTGCTGGTCGGCAGTTTCAGGATTCTGATCTTGCCGTAGTCGCTGGTGCCCGGGTCCGAGTCGACCGCCATGAACGCGCTGAGGTTGTCCCGTCCGTTCGGCGTGAACGTCGTCGTCAGCGAGAACGCCTGCGCGTTCTGGTCCGGCATCTTCATGCTCAGGTAGTACGGCGGCACCGCGCTGCCCGAGTCGTTGGTCGGGTCGTCGGGGACCTGCCAGACCTCGCTGCCGGTGAGGAACGTCTGCGCGTCCGTGACGTGGTAGCGGGTGAGCAGCTCGCGCTGGACCTTGAACAGGTCCTGCGGATAGCGCAGATGGGCCAGCAGGTCCTTGGAGATGGCGCTCTTCGGCCGCACCGTGCCCGGGAACGCCTTCATCCAGGTCTTCAGGACGGGGTCCTGGGTGTCCCACTGGTAGAGCCTGACCTCGCCGGTGTACGCGTCGACGGTCGCCTTCACCGAGTTGCGGATGTAGTTGACCTGGTTCTGCTGGGCCACCACCGCGCGGTTGTCGTTGGCGGCGGTCAGCGAGTCGGCCGTGGTGTCGCCCAGGGTCGTACGGGAGGAGTACGGGTAGCCGTTCGACGTCGTGTACGCGTCGACGATCCACTGGATGTGGCCGTCCACGACCGCCGGATACGCGTCGCCGTCGATGGTCAGCCAGGGGGCGACGGCCTCCACGCGCTCCTTGGGCGTGCGGTTGTACAGGATCCGCGAACCCTTGCCGATCGCGCCGGAGTAGAGGATCTGCGGCTCGTCGAACGCCACCGCGTACGCGGCCCGGTTGAGCGGGTTGTCGAGGTTGACGCCGCTCCTGCCGGTGTACCTGGTGGTCTTCTCGGTGCCGTCGTCCCTCGAGTAGTCGACCTCCTTCTGCGGTCCGCCGACGATCGAGTAGGTGGTGGTCTTCTCGCCGTAGTAGATGCCCTGCTCGTACGTGCCGAGGCCGCCCTTGGACGGCAGGCCGGACTCGGTGAAGACCGGCTGGCCCTGGTCGTCCGCCTCGGTGCCCTTGGCGGCGACCACGCCGTAGCCGTGCGTGTAGCGGAAGTGGTCGTTGATCCAGTTGTTGCTCGGGACACCGTCCAGGTTCAGCTCGCGCAGCCCGATGACCGTGTCCTGCTCCCCGGCGCCGCCGCCGTCCTTCGCGGGGTACCGGTCGACGTCCAGGTTGGTCGGGAAGGCGTAGTACTTCTTCATCTGCTGCGCCTGCTGGAACGTCGGCGAGACGATGTTCGGGTCCATGATGCGGATGCTGGCCGCGTCGTCCGCGTCCGCTCGCAGCCTGGCCTTGTCCGTGGCCGTGGACTTGCCGTCGTACTCGGTGACCTTGGTGTCGTCGATGCCGTACGCCGCGCGGGTCGCCGTGAGGTTCTTCTGGACGTACGGCGCTTCCTTGGCCTGCTCGTTGGGCTCGACCTGGAACTTCTGCACGATGGCCGGGTACAGCCCGCCGATCAGGATCGCCGAGAGGACCATCAGGCCGAAGCCGATCACCGGCAGCTGCCAGGTGCGCCGCCACAGCGTGGCGAAGAACAGCAGCGCGCAGATGACGGCGATGCAGAACAGGATCGTCTTCGCCGGCAGATAGGCGTTGGCGTCGACGTAGCGCAGGCCGGTCCACTGGCCGGTCGCCTTGAAGTCGCTGGACTTCACGGCCAGGCCGTACCGGTCGAGCCAGTAGGCGACGGCCTTGAGGGCGACGAAGACGCCGAGCAGCACCGACAGATGCCCGGTCGCGGCGGCGGTGGCCCGCGCGCCGGGGCTGGTGACGCGCAGCCCGCCGTACAGATAGTGCGTGAGCGCGGCGGCGATCAGGCACAGGATGGCGGCGGCGAAGCCGAAGCCGAGCAGGAAGCGGTACCAGGGCAGGTCGAAGGCGTAGAAGGAGACGTCGAGGTGGAACTGGGGGTCCTTCTGGTGGAAGGGCACGCCGTTGACCCACATCAGCCAGGTCCGCCACTGGCCGGCCGCGGAGGCGCCGGCGATCAGCCCGACGAGCGCGGTGACGGCGAGCAGCAGCCACTTCTTGTACGGCGCGATGCCCATCCGGTAGCGGTCGAGGCTCT
This genomic interval from Streptomyces sp. NBC_00557 contains the following:
- a CDS encoding tetratricopeptide repeat protein, giving the protein MDVMGDKATLFESGRFVQPSGEEPTREELSEMGDAAEEVRLGLAAQSGDTEAASVLGALLLRRGDLDGAEPHLRAATAAGDRAAANNLGVLLHQRGYPEEAAGWWRVAAVAGSAAAAHALGRYHRERGDEPAAEYWLRQSAEQGHVLGAYALADLLEHRGDVGAEHWMRAAAERGHREAAYRLARALDRRAGREEGSAADNAVAEAEQWYRQAAARGHRRAALHLGAILEKRGELKEAGRWYLTSAKDGEPRAACALGFLLRDAGDTESAAVWWLRAAQEGDGNAANALGALHAERGETQTAERWYRAALDAGDDNGAYNLGLLCAEQGRTAQAEQWYRRAAYAGHREAANALAILLLQGGDATGAEPWFSKAAEAGSVDAAFNLGILYAGRGEEATALRWYERAAAAGHTEAALQVGIARLREGEEQEAERHLRCAAGGGSAEAAYRLAALLDARRPPEPAHELGEIVHEKTECEEWYERAATQGHRRAQVRVGMLAAARGDVVEAARWYRAAAEAGSRNGAFNLGLLLAREGSEPEAAVWWTRAANAGHGRAALRLALVYARRGELAEGQRWADRAVELGPAEVAERAGRLRDALREELSA
- a CDS encoding UPF0182 family membrane protein, giving the protein MPDRGGGPTGPRIRAGRPSRGVRTLLMTLGVLAVLGMAFTMFAGFWTDWLWYRSVHYSSVFTTTLWTKIGLFFVFGLLMALAVGVNIWLAHRLRPPLSAMSMEQQSLDRYRMGIAPYKKWLLLAVTALVGLIAGASAAGQWRTWLMWVNGVPFHQKDPQFHLDVSFYAFDLPWYRFLLGFGFAAAILCLIAAALTHYLYGGLRVTSPGARATAAATGHLSVLLGVFVALKAVAYWLDRYGLAVKSSDFKATGQWTGLRYVDANAYLPAKTILFCIAVICALLFFATLWRRTWQLPVIGFGLMVLSAILIGGLYPAIVQKFQVEPNEQAKEAPYVQKNLTATRAAYGIDDTKVTEYDGKSTATDKARLRADADDAASIRIMDPNIVSPTFQQAQQMKKYYAFPTNLDVDRYPAKDGGGAGEQDTVIGLRELNLDGVPSNNWINDHFRYTHGYGVVAAKGTEADDQGQPVFTESGLPSKGGLGTYEQGIYYGEKTTTYSIVGGPQKEVDYSRDDGTEKTTRYTGRSGVNLDNPLNRAAYAVAFDEPQILYSGAIGKGSRILYNRTPKERVEAVAPWLTIDGDAYPAVVDGHIQWIVDAYTTSNGYPYSSRTTLGDTTADSLTAANDNRAVVAQQNQVNYIRNSVKATVDAYTGEVRLYQWDTQDPVLKTWMKAFPGTVRPKSAISKDLLAHLRYPQDLFKVQRELLTRYHVTDAQTFLTGSEVWQVPDDPTNDSGSAVPPYYLSMKMPDQNAQAFSLTTTFTPNGRDNLSAFMAVDSDPGTSDYGKIRILKLPTSTTADGPRQVQSQFNSRPDIAETISLLTRGHSKVEYGNLLTVPLDGGLLYAEPVYVLGGNKLKYPLLGKVLVTYNGKTAFEDTLDQALNKVFGVAGSTTSPPDTGTANPPSSPSPSVRQALADAQKAFDAGQQALKAPNGPDWTAYDKAQKDLKAALKRAADAEAKAGRNGTGNRS